Proteins encoded in a region of the Vicia villosa cultivar HV-30 ecotype Madison, WI linkage group LG5, Vvil1.0, whole genome shotgun sequence genome:
- the LOC131601536 gene encoding E3 ubiquitin-protein ligase PRT1-like has product MDDNALKDEQLVVIDQQEIYESFVCCVCLDLLYKPIVLSCGHVSCFWCVHKSMNSSRESHCPVCRNPYHHFPTICEMLHFLLLKTYPAAYKRRENQTLEEEEEMDSFSPQILCDCPGNSPTSTIINQASNSCSTESFEIMEQTGSANHKGDEAIISEHSSDRKPQITGTSVEGKRLPQNEHNQQPKILVTDLMCPICKQLLIHPVVLNCGHVHCQTCITDLSLEMLRCKVCQSPHPRGFPKVCLALDQFLEKQFLEEYNQRRDAIQLGQIKVQPETTSCSLPKDSGEKISWWSNPELLVHRGVGCDFCGMYPIIGDRYRCADCEESIGFDLCGDCYKNRSKRPGRFNQKHTPDHKLELVQYRRMLISRGQDSSDLIVIPDDPASSTDEDENQTDSDATN; this is encoded by the exons ATGGACGATAACGCATTGAAAGATGAGCAGCTTGTTGTAATCGATCAACAAGAAATCTATGAATCCTTTGTTTGCTGCGTTTGCCT GGATCTTTTATACAAGCCCATTGTGCTAT CTTGTGGTCATGTATCATGTTTTTGGTGTGTCCATAAATCGATGAATAGTTCGCGCGAATCCCATTGTCCAGTTTGTAGGAATCCATACCATCACTTTCCCACAATCTGTGAAATGCTTCACTTTTTGCTTCTTAAGACATATCCTGCAGCTTACAAGAGAAGGGAAAACCAGACACTTG aggaagaagaggaaatgGATTCCTTCTCCCCTCAAATTTTATGTGATTGTCCGGGGAATTCGCCTACCTCTACTATCATAAATCAGGCATCTAATTCATGCAGCACAGAATCTTTTGAAATTATGGAGCAAACAGGGTCTGCAAATCATAAAGGAGATGAAGCAATCATTTCTGAACACTCTTCTGACAGGAAACCTCAAATTACAGGAACTTCTGTTGAGGGAAAAAGATTGCCTCAAAATGAGCACAATCAGCAACCAAAAATATTAGTTACAGATTTAATGTGTCCAATATGCAAACAACTGCTGATTCATCCTGTTGTTCTTAATTGTGGTCATG TACATTGTCAGACATGTATTACCGACTTATCTCTTGAAATGCTTAGATGTAAAGTTTGTCAAAGTCCACATCCCAGAGGATTTCCCAAAGTTTGTTTGGCTCTTGACCAATTTTTAGAGAAGCAATTTCTAGAAGAGTACAATCAGAGAAGAGATGCAATTCAACTTGGCCAAATCAAAGTCCAACCTGAGACCACATCTT GTTCATTGCCGAAGGACAGCGGAGAAAAGATATCTTGGTGGTCTAATCCTGAATTGTTGGTTCACAGAGGAGTTGGTTGTGATTTTTGCGGG ATGTACCCAATAATCGGGGACAGATATAGGTGCGCTGACTGTGAAGAAAGTATCGGTTTTGATCTTTGTGGTGATTGCTATAAGAACCGTTCAAAGCGTCCAGGACGATTTAATCAAAAGCACACACCTGACCACAAGCTCGAGCTTGTACAATATCGAAGGATGCTAATAAGCCGTGGACAAGATTCTTCGGATTTAATAGTTATACCAGATGATCCTGCTTCCTCCACCGATGAAGATGAAAACCAGACCGACTCTGACGCCACCAACTGA